GCACACGTCGTCGCCGCAGTACACACCGTTGCCGTGGGTGGCCACGCCGACGACCAGGATCAGGGAACCGGCCCGCCACGTCGCACCTTGACCGGTGCCGTCGGGGACGAGGTCGGGGCGGTGTGCCCCGACCCAGTCGAGGGCCTCGTCGTTGAAGTTGTCGTCACTGTCCCAGCCGTTCTCGGCCCCGTCGCCGAGGACGATGTAGTCGACCTGCCTCGCGGGGTCCGGCACGAGTGACCCGGTCTGCGCGGTGAGATCCTGCTCGGTGGCGGGGTCGAGCAGGTCGTCCGGATCGTCGATGCGCACGTCAGGGTTGCCGGGCGCCGCCGGATCAGGTGCCGCCCCGGCCCCCGGGCAGGACGCCGCCCCCGCCAGGCCGGCGACGGCGGCCGCACACAGCAGTCGGGACAGCAGCCGGGCGCGACGCGGCCGGACCCGGGTGGTCCGGGTGGTCAGAGCGGTACGGGATGTCATGCGGCCGCCTGTCCGGCGCGGGTGGTGATGTCGTCGAGGTCGCGGGTGACGGTGACGACGCGGTCGAGGAGCCCCGCGGTGTCCGGGGTTCCGGACACCTCCTCCCGCAGCTGCCGGACCTGCTCCTCCAGGTGCTGCAGCTGCGGGTACGCCCACTGCGAATCCCAGTGGTCGGCCTCCGCCTCGTTGATGTCGCCGATGAGGTCGGTGAGCCGGTCGTGGCGTCCCGCCGGGTCGTCCCGCTCCAGGGCGAGGAGGCGGTCGACGGCGTCCGAGGCCTGCTGCATCCTTGCCGCTGCATCATCGGCGGTGCGGATCTCCCCGGCGTGCCGGCGGAACCCGCGGGCCGGCGAATCAGGGGTCAGGCCGGTGGCCTGCACGATCCTGTCGACCTCGAGGAAGGCGTCCCGGCATTCCTGCCAGCGGCGGCGCAGTTCCGCCTCGACGGCCGGGGAGGCCGGCGAGTGGGCACGGTCGTCGAGACTGTCGAGCTGCTGCGCCATGGCGCTGTACCGGTCGACGACCCGGCGGAACCGGGTGCGTGGGCTGTCCCCGTCGTCGCGGTCGTCCCGGGCGTCGGACCAGGCGTCGAACCAGAAGGCGACGGCCACCATGGCGGCGACGGCGACGACGACCGCCACCGCGATCAGTATGTACAGCAGCCAGTCCGGCATGTCCGACACTCCTCGCACCAGTGTGCGGCGACACTGTGCGCCGGAACACATCAGAAACTTACGGGAACTCACCCTACAAGAGGGGTGCCCCGGCCGCGCCCCTCACCCCGGTGACGTTGCCCCGGATAACCCCCGGCCCTGACCCGGCCGCGACCCGGCTGCCCCCTCACTCCTGGTCGGCGAGCCACTCCTGCACCTCGTCGGTGACTGGGGCGACGGCGCCGTCCCAGTCGTTCTTCGTGATCCAGTGCGCCACATAGGAGCACACCGGCACCACCGTGAATCCCTGCTCGCGGGCATCCGCCAGCGCCGCCGACACCAGCACTCCGGCAAGGCCCCGACCAGCGAACTCGTCGTCGACGACCGTGTGGTGGAAGACCCGCTCCACACCCCGTCCGAACGCCGCATCGGCCGGCCGGTCAAGGTAGTCGGCATGGCCGAGCTGCCGGTCATCGCCGGCGTAGAAGATGCGGTAGGTGTTCTCCTCCGGTGCGCGCTCCAGCACGACAGGCGTGCCCTCCCGGTCGGTCAGCTGCGGGGCTGTGCTCATGTCTGTCCTCTCCGTACTCTCTGTGCTCTCTGTGCTCTCGATGGATCGGTTCTCTTTCCTGACTGAACGCTTATTGTGGGGCCTGCATTCCCCGGGCGCAAGGCCTTCTCACCGCCGGTCCGCCAGGGCCTGTACCCGCAGTGCCAGCTGCAGGTCGAGTTTCCGCGGCATCGTGTTCCAGTCCTCCCCGAGCAGTCCGCCGATCCGGTCGAGCCGCTGCCGCACGGTGTTGCGGTGCACGCCGAGCACCGTCGCGGTGCGCGCCACGCTGCCGTCGGTGTCGAAGTACACCTGCGCGGTCCGGGTCAGCCCGCTGTGGTGGGACGCGTCGTAGCCGGTCAACGGTGACAGGTCGGCGACCAGCGGGGTCGGCAGTTCACCCTGGTCCGCCAGGTGCAGGACGGCCGCGAGGATGCCCAGCCCGGCGCCGTCGGACAGTCCGGTGCGTCCGAGTGTCCGCTGTGCCGAGGCCGCCAGTTCGGCCTGCCGGTGTGCCGCGGCGAAATCCCGTCCCGCCGGGCCGGCCGTGCCAGTAGCGTCGGCAGCGTCGGCAGAACCGGCGGCGACCCAGGTCATCCCGCCGCGCAGCGTCCAGCCGCGGGCGGCGAACAGGTCCGGCACCGCTGCCACCCACCGCGCGTCCCCGGTGACCACGCAGATGTGACCGTCGTGCGGGGCGATGATCACCGGCGACGGCGAGGACGCCGACAGTGCCCGCATCACCCGGTCCCGCACCGGGTCCGGTGAGTCCAGGACCAGCACACACCACCGGTCGGCCTGGTGCAGCCACCATTCCGCCAGGACCGACCGCACCGCCGGGGCGTCCAGGTCGCCGCCGGCCAGGGCGGCCACGGCCTCGGTCCCGTCCCGCAGTTCCACCGCCTCGCGGGCGCGGGCGAGCATCACCCACAGGGCGGTGTGCAGGCTGACCCGTTCCAGCAGGGTCTGTTCCGCCTCGCCGAGGGCACGGTCGGTGACCAGCTCGCCGAACTGCCGGCCGGCCGCGGTCACGGCGAGGAACGTGCCCCCGGCGTTCGCCGCCCGGTCCGGGACCGGTGCGTCGGTGGAGGCGGCGATGGGACGGCGTCCGGGCAGGTCCGTGAACCAGATGTCGCAGTCCAGCACCTGGGCGCCGATCGACAGCAGCGACGAGGCCGGCAGTTCCGAGGTGACGGTCTCCATGAGGCGCCGGTCCAGGTCGAGTCCCCGCGACAGGGCGGCGACATCGGATCCGCTCCGTTCCCGCTCGCCGCTGGTCTGCTCCACCAGCTCCATCAGCTGTTCGTGGCGTTGGGCGTTGTCGATCGCCACCGCGGCCTGGTCGGCGACCGATTCGAGCCGTGCGACCTCGACCGGGGAGAACTCCCGGGGTATCCGGTGGGCGATGAGCAGGGCGCCGATGACCCGCCCCGCGACGGTGAGGGGTGCGCCGAGCAGGGCGCGGACACCCTCCCCCGCCACGATGTCGTCGATGTCGCCGAGGTGGTGCAGTTTCTCGTCCACCTGGTAGTCGGGCGTCCAGTAGGACGAGTGGCCGATCGCCACCCGCCCCAGCACCCCGGTCCCCAGCGGCTGCCGGATGGTGGCGTAGGCCTGCGTGCGCACCCCGTCGGTCTTGCGGATCACCGTCTCGTTGCGGTCGAAGTCGGTGAAACTGACGTAGGCCATGTCCGAGCCCATGAGTCCGCGGGTGTGCCTCGCGACCGCCTGCAGCGTGGTTTCGGTGTCCCGGAGCTCGGTCAGCTGTGTCGCGGACCGCAGTCGGCGGCGGATCCAGTCGCCATCGGTGTGTGCCATGCACTGAATATCGCAGGAACATGGTCATGTTGCCACTACCGCGGGGTGCGGCCCGCCCCTAGTGTTGCGGACGAACATGTCCGTCGGCGTCAGAAAGGCGACCCCATGAAGATCACCGGAGCAGTCCTCGAGGAGATCGGACGCGCCCGGCCGTACGCCGGGACCACCCCCATCACCGTCAGCGAGCTCGACCTCACCGCCCCCGGCCCCACCGAGGTGCTCATCAGGGTCGAGGCCGCGGGCCTGTGCCACTCCGACCTGTCCGTGGTCGACGGCAACCGGCCCCGGCCCGTGCCCATGCTGCTCGGTCACGAGGCGGCCGGACTGGTCGTCGAGACCGGCGCCGAGGTCACCGATCTCGCCGAGGGGGAACGGGTCACCATGACTTTCCTGCCCCGCTGCGGCGAATGTGACGCGTGCCGGACCGACGGCCGGCTGCCCTGTGAACGCGGTTCGGCGTCCAACACCGCCGGGACGCTGCTGCACGGCTCCCGGCATCTCAGCCGGGACACCGGCGACGAGGCCGAGACCGTCCAGCATCACCTTGGCGTCTCCGGTTTCGCGACCTATGCCGTGGTGGACCGCGCCTCGCTGGTGAAGATCGGCAACGACGTGCCCCCGGCCATCGCCGCCGTCCTCGGCTGCGCCGTCCTGACCGGCGGCGGTGCCCTGCTCAACGCCGTGCAGCGCGCGGACGGGGAATCCGTGATGATCGTCGGCCTGGGCGGGGTGGGCATCTCCGCACTCATCTCGGCGGTCGCCGAGGACAAGGGCGACGTCATCGCCGTCGACGCCCTCCCGGAGAAGCTGGATCTCGCCCGCGAGCTCGGCGCCACCGCCGTCTACACCCCCGCCGAGGTCGCGGAGCAGGGCATCCGGGCCTCCCACACCCTCGAGTGCGCCGGTCATCCGCGCGCCTTCGAGACCGCCTTCGCCGCGACGAAGCCGGGTGGCCGGACCGTCACCGTCGGCCTGCCGCACCCGGACGCCATGTCCGAGGTCCCGCCGGCGGTCATCACCGGTGAGGCGCGCACCGTCATCGGCAGCTACCTGGGGTCGGCGGTACCGCAGCGCGACATCCCGAAGTTCGCCGACTGGTGGCGGTCCGGGAAGCTCCCGGTCGAGAAGCTGATCTCCCGGACGATCCGGCTCGACGAGATCAACGAGGCCATGGACGAGCTGGCTGACGGCCGTGCCGTCCGGCAGGTCATCCTGTTCGACTGAACGCCTACCCTGGGCGGCAGACCCCGGATCCCATCTCCGGGACACACTCCATGAGACAGACTCGAGACAGACACCAGAAAGACAAGGAACCGTCATGACCGACATCTCCACCCTCCTCTCGAAGGTCCCCACCGGCCTGCTCATCGGCGGGCAGTGGCGCGACTCCTCCGACGGCACCACCGTCGACGTCGACAACCCCGCCACCGGCGAACACCTCGCCACACTGGCCTCCGCCACCAGTGAGGACGCCGTCGCAGCATTGGACGCCGCCTGTGCCGTCCAGGAGTCCTGGGCCCGCACCGCCCCGCGCACCCGCTCCGAGATCCTGCGGAAGGCCTTCGAGCTCGTCCACGAACGCGCCGAGGACTTCGCCACCCTCATGACCCTCGAAATGGGCAAGCCGCTCGCCGAGGCCCGCGGCGAGGTCACCTACGGCGCCGAATACCTCCGCTGGTTCGCCGAGGAGACTGTCCGCCACTACGGCCACCACACCGAGGTCCCCGAAGGCACCCTGCGCATGACGACCCGCCACAAGCCGGTCGGCCCGTGCCTGCTGATCACCCCCTGGAACTTCCCGCTGGCGATGGCCACCCGCAAGGTCGCCCCCGCGATCGCCGCCGGCTGCACCATGGTCCTCAAGCCCGCCAAGCTCACCCCGCTGACCGCCCAGTACTTCGCGCAGACCATGGCGGACGCCGGACTGCCCGACGGCGTCCTCAACGTCGTCACCTCGCAGTCGGCGTCCTCGGTCTCCGAACCGCTGATGGCCGACCCGCGGCTGCGCAAGGTCTCCTTCACCGGCTCCACCCCCGTCGGCCGCACCCTGCTCAAGGCCGCCGCCGACAACGTCCTGCGCACCTCCATGGAGCTCGGCGGCAACGCCCCGGTCATCGTCTTCGCCGACGCCGACCTCGATGTCGCCGTCGAGGGTGCGATGGCCGCCAAGATGCGCAACGGCGGCGAGGCATGCACCGCCGGCAACCGCATCCTCGTCGAGGAATCGGTCGCCGCCGAGTTCACCGAGAAGTTCGTCGCCCGGATGGAAGGGCTCGTCACCGGCGACGGCCTGGAGGACAACACCGACCTGGGCCCGATGATCGAGGCGAAGGCCGTCGACAACCTCGAGTCCCTCGTCGCCGACGCCGTCAACCTCGGCGCCCGCGCCGCCGTCGGCGGTCAGCGTCTCGACGGTCCCGGCAACTTCTTCGCCCCCACCGTCCTCGTCGACGTACCCACCGAGGCCCGCGTGTTCCGCGAGGAGATCTTCGGGCCGATCGCCCCGATCTTCACCTTCCGCACCGAGGAGGAGGCCGTCGCCCTGGGCAACGACACCGAGTACGGTCTCGCCTCCTACGTGTTCACCCAGGACCCGGCGCGGATGTACCGGCTCGCCGACGGTCTGGAGTTCGGCCTGATGGGCTACAACTCCGGGGTGATCTCGAACGCCGCCGCACCGTTCGGCGGCGTCAAGCAGTCCGGCCTCGGCCGCGAGGGTGGCGCCGAGGGTATCGCCGAGTACTCCACCGTGCAGTACATCGGCCAGCGCGACCCCTACGCCGGCCGGTAGGACTGCCTCAGGGCTTGTCTCTGCTCCGGCGGCGCAGCGGTCGCACACGGGGCATGTCCTCCTCGGCCGGTCCTGCACCACCCGTCACTCCCGGATCATCCGCACCATCCGCATCATCCGGGCTAATAGTGTCGGGATGAAAATCAGTTATGCTATGCGACATAGCATAACTGATTTTCGTCATCATATATATCCCCCCGATCGTGTTCGAACAGTGAAGCACCGGTAGCCCGTCGCTGTCCGGTGGCACCGTCGGCGTTGTTCTTCAGTACCCCGGCTCTACCGCCGGTCATCCGGGACAGTCGACAACGCTGTCGTCACTGGTCACGTCATCTTCCCGCGATGCTGTGCGCATCGGCATCACGGGATTTTCCGGCGAAGTGCCGCAGCACTGCCATCCCTTCGTCGACATCAACGACTGCGGTTATACTCAGACACCGATTCCTATTTTCAGCCTTAAAAGGACGGTTCTGTGAACGGATTCCCCGACACCGTGACGATTTCTCCCCAGACAGAGGAAGGCCAGTTCACCTGCGAAATCTGGTCGCCCAAGGGACTCTTCGTCCGGGTGACCGGCACGGCTGGGGACCCGTCACCGGATGTGTCCGGCGATGAAGCACTTACCCGCAACACATCACTTGTTCAAGGCCTGTGGAGTGCGGCAAGCGATTTTCTCCAGAGCACAGCGCTGAAGGAGGATTCGCCGGATCTTGCCGCCGAAATCCTCGCAGATGCCCGGAACTCAGCCGAGGCCGCCGCCGAACTCGCCGAACTCGCCGAACGGCTCGGGGAGCAAACCACCGAGGGATGGTGCTCGAACTGCGTCACCCTCACTTCCCACCATCAGGTGAAAGATACCGGGCTCGGTCGCGACATCTTCCTCTGCGACTCTTGCGGGGCGGCGGTGATGCACTGTGCCGCACCGAACTGCACCAGTATGGCAGTCAAGGTGACTGGGCTCAGGGGCATCGCACCTTACTGCGCCGAACACCGTCATGACATCGCGAGTTTCGAGCGTTCCCGGGAGACCATCGCCGATCTCGCGGACTGGAAGGCCCTCGTCAACTATGAAAAGCCCGACCTGGCCAAAGCCACGACCCGGGCAACCGTCGGGCTGGCTGCTGTCGGGGCTGCCGCGGGCGGAGCCTGGCTTGCGGCACCCGCGATCGGTGGCATCATCGGGACTCAGTTCATGGCACTGACCGGTGCCGCAGCCACCAACGGCGGGCTGGCATTCCTCGGTGGTGGCGCAGTAGCTGCCGGCGGTCTCGGAATGGCCGGCGGAACCTATGCCGTCGCGACCGCCGGCGGCCTCCTCGGCGGGATCTACGGCGACCGGATCCTCGGCAGTTATGTCGGGGAAGATCCCTCGTTCAAGGTCGAGAAGCTCCGCGACGGATCAGGCACTCCGGTCGTCATCGCCCGTGGCTTCCTCAACGAGAACCAGCCTGAGTGGTTCAAAGCTGTCCGGGCGGTACAGAAACGTTATCCGGAGTCGCCGGTCTATCTGCTGCACTGGGGAAGCAAGGAGTTCAAGCATCTCGCCAACGCGCTCGGGGTGCAGGCCGCCGGCCAGGCGGGGAAAAAGTTCATTGTCGGAGCCGTCGCCCGGGCGAGCAAGAAGATGGCGAAAAAGGTCGGCCCGGTCGCCCCGGCCCTCGCGGTCGGTGACCTGCTGAAGAACCCGTGGCATACCGCCGTTCACCGGGCGAACCGCACCGGGACCGCACTCGCTGCACTCCTCGGCAAGACCGAACAGGACGAGTTCATTCTCGTCGGGCACAGCCTCGGCGGCCGTGTCATGGCCACCGCTGCGTCGGCCATGGCAGGATTCGGCGCTGCGCCGAAGATCCGGGACATCCACCTGGTCGGCGCAGCTATCGGTGTGGGCCGGGAATGGCGGCCGCTGAGCGAGGCAGTCACGGGAACGGTGCACAACTACTGTTCGCAGAACGACCCGATTCTGCGACGGCTCTACCGGACGGCACAGTTGGGGCAACACGCGGTCGGTGAGGTGGGTTTCAACACCCCATTTCCGAACATCGTCGACCACGACGTGTCGACGCAGGTCAGCGACCACTCCAGGTACTACGACGCCATCGACCTCATCTGACCCCGACCGTGTTCGAACAGTGAAGCACCGGCGGCCGGTCGCTGTCCGGTGGCGCCGCTACTGTCCCCGGTATGACACCGATCGACACCACCACCGTCCTGTCCTGCCAGGTCACCGGCCACGATCTGGCCACCACCTCCGGACACCTGCACCCCGTCACCGCCAGGTTCCCCCACCTCACCGTCACCGGCTGGCTCGCCCGCCACTGCCTCGACGTCCCGCTGTTCCTCGCCGACAGTCTCGACGCGACCGCCCGGCACACCGCCTACGCCGTGACGAATATCCTCCACGACCTGCCGTGGGACGGGGACGCCGACGGGATCGCGGACAGTTCCGGCTCGATCACCGACGATGCGCTCATCATCAGCAGCATCACCGGCGACTTCGCTGTCGACCGCACCCCGGACGTCTTCATCACCGGCCCCGGCCCGGAGGACCCGGCTCCACTGCTGACGATTCTGGTCGACCGGCTCGGACTCACCGCCGGCGGTTGTGTGGTCGCCGGCGCGGACCCCGGTCTCGCCGCACTCGGCCTCGCGCCGTGGGAGCACGGCGACAACGTGTGGTGGCGCCGGATCCCCGGCCGCACCGGCGGTACCGCCCGCTCAGCCGACACTGCCGACACTGTCGACACTGCCACCACGGTCACGACCGCCCCTGCCGTCACCGCGTGAGTGCGAAGGCGCGCTCGATGATCTCGAGGACCGCCACGGCGTCCGCCGGGTCGACGGGGACCGGCCCCTCCCCGCGCACCGCCGCCACAACCTGCCGGTAGAACGCCGGATAGCCGTCCGGATCGGCGATCACCCCGCCGCGCAACTGGTCCTCCTGCGGGTCGAGCCCCCACGACTCGTGACCGCCGAGGCTGCCGGTCACGCTGAACCGCGGCGCCTCCCCCGGGGCGACCGCGCTCATCGACAGGTGCGAGTACACGCCGCTGCGGTGGCGGAGGGCGAGGAAGGCGTCGTCCTCGGCGTCGATGCCCGGCACCCCGGCGTCCCGCACCACCGACGCCTCGGTGTACACGTCGTCGACCGGGCCGAACAGCTGCAGCGCCTGGTCGATGAGGTGTGCGCCCAGATCGTAGATGATGCCGCCGCCCCGGGACCGCGGCGTGGTGTACCGCCAGGCCTGTTCCGGGTCCGGACGCCACCGCTCGAACCGGGAGACAAACCGGCGGACCTCCCCCAGCCGTCCACCGGCGACAAGGTCACGCACGGCCCGGAAGTCGGCGTCCCACCGTCGGTTGTGGAACACGGTGAGCAGCCGCCCCCGCTCCTCCGCGAGGCGGATCAGCCGACGGGCGGACGCCGCGATCAGGGCGAAAGGCTTGTCGACGACCACGTCGAGGCCGGCGGTCAGCGCCGCCTCGACCAGCGGGGCGTGACTGTCGTTCGGAGTGGCGACGACCGCCAGGTCACAGCCGGATGTGCGCTCGCCGGGACCCCGGATCGCCGCGGCGTCCGACAGGAGTGCCGTGCCCGGGTACCGGCGCCGGACCTCGGCGCGGCGGGCACTGTTCCCGGTGACGACCGCCGACAGGTCGAGGTCGGGGTCGGCGGCGATGAGCGGGGCGTGGAAGACGCTTCCGGCGTGGCCGTAGCCGATCAGGACGGTGCGCAGTGGTGCCATGGCGCCCCAGGATACGGCGCTATCCCGCTGACTCCACCTGTTCCACCGGCAGCGCGACCTTCGGCCGGGCCCAGGACCGCCCGTTGCCGTCCTTGAGGATGTCGTACTCGACCTCGACATGCGGTTCGATCGCACTGTACTTGTCGTTCGGCGCCCCGATGACCAGCTGGAACCCCAGACCCAGCCAGGCGCCGATGGCGCGGGCGGTGAAGTGGGCGTCCGCCTTGATCAGCGCCTCGTCGAGGAACACCGGCGCATAGCGGGGACGCTCCGCCCCGGCGTCGCCGAGCTGGTAACGCAGCGCGGCACCGACGATGAACGCGATGAGCTCCTGGGACTCACCACCGGACTTCTCCCCGATGTGGTCGTAGAGGGCGACATGCTCCCCGGTGGCGGCGTCGATCTTCTCCGCACTGACCCGCACATGGTTGCGGACGTCGATGAGACTGCCGACATCCGGGGCGTCCGGCCGGATGCGGTCGATGAGGCGGGTCATCCGGTCATAGGCGCGGCCGCGGTCCTCGTCGGTCGTGGCCGCGTCGATAAGCCCGCGCACCTCCCTCAGTTCGGCGAGGAACCTGGACCGCACCGTGGAGCGGGTGTCGCGCGCGCGGATCTGCAGCCGGTGGTCGTCATCGTAGAACGGCAGGTCGGCCATGATCCGGTTGATCGGCTCGATGCGTTCCCGGATCTCCCGGCGCGCCTGGGCGAGCGTGGAATCCAGGTTGGTGAGGTCGTTGCCGGACAGGGTGAGCAGGCTGGCTTTCCACTCGGCCTCCAGTTCGTGGAGTCCGCTGGTCTCCAGCTCGTCGAGGAGCCGCTCGAAATCACCGAGGGAACTCTCCGGGTCGGCCCGCAGGTTGGGGTTGGGCCACTGGTCGAGGAAACTCTCGAGGATGCGGGCGAGCTGCCGGTGCTGGTCGCCGAGGGTCTCCTGGGCCGCGAGGCGGTCGTCGTCGAGCCGGCGGGACGCCGCGGCGACTGCCGCGTCGAACGCCGCCAGATCGGCCTGGCCGTCGGTGCCGTCGGCGCCGGTCGCGACCCGCTCGGCGAGGTACCGTGCCTGCTCGTCGGTGACCGTCCGGCCCGCCGCCGCAGCCTCGTCGAGGGCGGCGGAGGCGGTGTCCACCTCATCGACAACCCGGTCCCACCGGGCGGTCGCCGCGGTGTGCCGGGTCGCGGCGACCGCCGCCTGCCCGGTCAGCTCGGTGACCGTCGCGCCGAGTTCGTCGATCCGGGCGCGGAGGGTACTGATCTCCGGGTTACCGTCGGTGACCTCGGTGATGATCCCGGACCAGCGCCGGTACTCCTGCTCGGCGGTAGTGGTGTCCAGCTGCTCCCAGGTCGTCTCCGTCACGCGACGGTAGGCGGCCCGGCGGGCGCCGAGCGTGTCCAGGTCGGCGGCGGCCCGGTCTTTCGCCGCCTCCGCCGCCGCGAGCTGTCCGCGCAGGTCCTCGATCTCCGCGGCGAGTTCGGCCTCCCGGTGCGCCCCGGAGAAGCCGAGCACGTTGCGCCGGCCCCGGCTCCCCCGGCCGCCCTGCCCGCCGTGGGCACCACGGGTGCCCTGGGAGAGCTGGCCGGTGACCGTGAGTGCGCGGGCGTGGTCGCCGAGCTCGGCGGCACTGTCGACGCAGACGAAGCCGAAGTTGCGCTCCAGCCGGTCGCGGAGCCAGCCGGTGAAGGGACTGTCCCGGTAGTCGAGGCGGCCGGGCAGGGTCGCCGGATCAGCGGTCCCGGTGCCGGCCGGTTCCCCGGTCGGCACACCCTCGAAGGACAGCCGGCTGCCGATGCGGACCCCGTCGATGGCGGCGCGGAAGCGGGGCAGTTCGGCCTCGTCGATGAGGACGGTGGTGGCGAATCCGCCGAGGGCGAGGTTCACCGCCTCCCGCCACGGTTCGAAGTCGGAATGCACGTCGACCAGTTCGCCGACGAACGGCAGCTCCTCCACGCTCAGTCCGGCGACCTCGGCGAGCAGGACGCGGGCCTGGTGGAGGGCGGTGGGGATGTTGCCGTGGCGGGTACCGGCGGTGCGCTGCTCGGCTTCCGCATCGGCCAGCCGCTTGCGCTGCCGGGCGACCGCACCGTGTGCCTCGGCGTAGGCCTCGTAGACCGTCCCCTGGTCGTCGGGGGTCTCCAGGGCGGTGCGGGCGGTGGCGGCCAGTTCGGCGAAATCCGCGGCCGAATCCACCGTCACCGCGAGGCAGGCGGTGGCCTCGTCGAACTGTTCCCGGGTCCGGCGGATCTCAGTGAGGCGCCGTTCGGCGTGGGCCTGCTCGCGGGCGGCGGTCTCGAGGGTGTCCCCACCGGAGCTGCGGAGCACCTCGCGCACCCCGTCGCGTTCGGCGGCCGCGGCCTGTGCCGCCGCCGTGTGGGCCTCGGCCTCCGCCCCGGCGCGCTGTGCCTCGGACCGGACGGCGGCCTCGGCGTCCCGCAGCAGGTCGAGGCGGCGTCCGGTCCGCCAGAGGGCGGCAGGTGAGGCGGGGTCGGCGAAACGGCCGACCTCGTCGGCCAGGCGCAGCCGGTCGGCGGCATCCCGGGCGGTCGCGCGGATCTCCCGGATCGGACGCAGCGTCCGGACCTGCCGCTGGGCCTGCACCATCCGGTCGCGGGTGGCCTCCAGCTCGTCGAAGTGGGCGACGACCTCCTCGGCGGTCGCCATTGTCGTCGGGACGTCGAGCACCATCCGCTTGTACAGTTCGTCGACGGTGGTGATCTGCTGGCCGGCCTGGATCCGGGCGAGCAGGTTCATGGCCTTGGCGCCGCCGCCGGCCGCGCCGATGCCGAGGACGGACTGGACACGGGCGAGGAACTCGCGGTCGGTGGCGAAGGTCTCCAGGCCGGTGGCCCGCACCGCCGCATCAGAGAGCCGGTGGGCGGCGGCCTTTTCCAGGACGCCCAGGTCGAAGTCCCCGTCGGTGACGGCGCGGACCTTGACGGCGTCCTCCAGCACCCGGGCGCCGGCCGGGATGTACCAGGCGCGGACCGCGGTGAACCGGGGGCGGGTGTCCGTACCGGTGACGGTGTCGCTTCCGGCCT
This is a stretch of genomic DNA from Corynebacterium nuruki S6-4. It encodes these proteins:
- a CDS encoding GNAT family N-acetyltransferase, translated to MSTAPQLTDREGTPVVLERAPEENTYRIFYAGDDRQLGHADYLDRPADAAFGRGVERVFHHTVVDDEFAGRGLAGVLVSAALADAREQGFTVVPVCSYVAHWITKNDWDGAVAPVTDEVQEWLADQE
- a CDS encoding helix-turn-helix domain-containing protein, whose product is MAHTDGDWIRRRLRSATQLTELRDTETTLQAVARHTRGLMGSDMAYVSFTDFDRNETVIRKTDGVRTQAYATIRQPLGTGVLGRVAIGHSSYWTPDYQVDEKLHHLGDIDDIVAGEGVRALLGAPLTVAGRVIGALLIAHRIPREFSPVEVARLESVADQAAVAIDNAQRHEQLMELVEQTSGERERSGSDVAALSRGLDLDRRLMETVTSELPASSLLSIGAQVLDCDIWFTDLPGRRPIAASTDAPVPDRAANAGGTFLAVTAAGRQFGELVTDRALGEAEQTLLERVSLHTALWVMLARAREAVELRDGTEAVAALAGGDLDAPAVRSVLAEWWLHQADRWCVLVLDSPDPVRDRVMRALSASSPSPVIIAPHDGHICVVTGDARWVAAVPDLFAARGWTLRGGMTWVAAGSADAADATGTAGPAGRDFAAAHRQAELAASAQRTLGRTGLSDGAGLGILAAVLHLADQGELPTPLVADLSPLTGYDASHHSGLTRTAQVYFDTDGSVARTATVLGVHRNTVRQRLDRIGGLLGEDWNTMPRKLDLQLALRVQALADRR
- a CDS encoding alcohol dehydrogenase catalytic domain-containing protein → MKITGAVLEEIGRARPYAGTTPITVSELDLTAPGPTEVLIRVEAAGLCHSDLSVVDGNRPRPVPMLLGHEAAGLVVETGAEVTDLAEGERVTMTFLPRCGECDACRTDGRLPCERGSASNTAGTLLHGSRHLSRDTGDEAETVQHHLGVSGFATYAVVDRASLVKIGNDVPPAIAAVLGCAVLTGGGALLNAVQRADGESVMIVGLGGVGISALISAVAEDKGDVIAVDALPEKLDLARELGATAVYTPAEVAEQGIRASHTLECAGHPRAFETAFAATKPGGRTVTVGLPHPDAMSEVPPAVITGEARTVIGSYLGSAVPQRDIPKFADWWRSGKLPVEKLISRTIRLDEINEAMDELADGRAVRQVILFD
- a CDS encoding NAD-dependent succinate-semialdehyde dehydrogenase produces the protein MTDISTLLSKVPTGLLIGGQWRDSSDGTTVDVDNPATGEHLATLASATSEDAVAALDAACAVQESWARTAPRTRSEILRKAFELVHERAEDFATLMTLEMGKPLAEARGEVTYGAEYLRWFAEETVRHYGHHTEVPEGTLRMTTRHKPVGPCLLITPWNFPLAMATRKVAPAIAAGCTMVLKPAKLTPLTAQYFAQTMADAGLPDGVLNVVTSQSASSVSEPLMADPRLRKVSFTGSTPVGRTLLKAAADNVLRTSMELGGNAPVIVFADADLDVAVEGAMAAKMRNGGEACTAGNRILVEESVAAEFTEKFVARMEGLVTGDGLEDNTDLGPMIEAKAVDNLESLVADAVNLGARAAVGGQRLDGPGNFFAPTVLVDVPTEARVFREEIFGPIAPIFTFRTEEEAVALGNDTEYGLASYVFTQDPARMYRLADGLEFGLMGYNSGVISNAAAPFGGVKQSGLGREGGAEGIAEYSTVQYIGQRDPYAGR
- a CDS encoding DUF726 domain-containing protein, producing the protein MNGFPDTVTISPQTEEGQFTCEIWSPKGLFVRVTGTAGDPSPDVSGDEALTRNTSLVQGLWSAASDFLQSTALKEDSPDLAAEILADARNSAEAAAELAELAERLGEQTTEGWCSNCVTLTSHHQVKDTGLGRDIFLCDSCGAAVMHCAAPNCTSMAVKVTGLRGIAPYCAEHRHDIASFERSRETIADLADWKALVNYEKPDLAKATTRATVGLAAVGAAAGGAWLAAPAIGGIIGTQFMALTGAAATNGGLAFLGGGAVAAGGLGMAGGTYAVATAGGLLGGIYGDRILGSYVGEDPSFKVEKLRDGSGTPVVIARGFLNENQPEWFKAVRAVQKRYPESPVYLLHWGSKEFKHLANALGVQAAGQAGKKFIVGAVARASKKMAKKVGPVAPALAVGDLLKNPWHTAVHRANRTGTALAALLGKTEQDEFILVGHSLGGRVMATAASAMAGFGAAPKIRDIHLVGAAIGVGREWRPLSEAVTGTVHNYCSQNDPILRRLYRTAQLGQHAVGEVGFNTPFPNIVDHDVSTQVSDHSRYYDAIDLI
- a CDS encoding Gfo/Idh/MocA family protein, which codes for MAPLRTVLIGYGHAGSVFHAPLIAADPDLDLSAVVTGNSARRAEVRRRYPGTALLSDAAAIRGPGERTSGCDLAVVATPNDSHAPLVEAALTAGLDVVVDKPFALIAASARRLIRLAEERGRLLTVFHNRRWDADFRAVRDLVAGGRLGEVRRFVSRFERWRPDPEQAWRYTTPRSRGGGIIYDLGAHLIDQALQLFGPVDDVYTEASVVRDAGVPGIDAEDDAFLALRHRSGVYSHLSMSAVAPGEAPRFSVTGSLGGHESWGLDPQEDQLRGGVIADPDGYPAFYRQVVAAVRGEGPVPVDPADAVAVLEIIERAFALTR